One region of Priestia megaterium genomic DNA includes:
- a CDS encoding glutathione peroxidase, translated as MSVYEYSAKTIKDEDVSLSNYQGDVLLIVNTASKCGFTPQYKDLQALYEEEKENGLTVLGFPCNQFGGQEPGSSNDIEQFCELNYGVSFPMFAKVDVKGEHAHPLFAYLTEQAPGLLGSKAIKWNFTKFLVNRQGEVVKRYAPQTAPKDIQKDIKELL; from the coding sequence ATGAGCGTGTATGAATACTCTGCAAAAACAATTAAAGACGAAGACGTATCACTATCTAACTATCAAGGTGACGTACTGTTGATTGTGAATACAGCTAGCAAATGCGGCTTCACCCCTCAATATAAAGATTTACAGGCGCTGTATGAAGAAGAAAAAGAAAACGGTCTAACGGTTCTAGGTTTTCCTTGCAATCAGTTCGGTGGTCAAGAGCCAGGAAGTTCAAATGATATTGAACAATTTTGCGAGTTAAACTACGGCGTTTCGTTTCCAATGTTTGCAAAAGTAGATGTAAAAGGTGAGCATGCACATCCGTTATTTGCATACTTAACGGAACAAGCACCTGGCCTGCTAGGTTCTAAAGCGATAAAGTGGAATTTCACAAAGTTTTTAGTGAATCGTCAAGGTGAAGTCGTGAAGCGATACGCACCTCAAACTGCACCAAAAGATATTCAAAAAGATATAAAAGAATTGCTGTAA
- a CDS encoding ABC-F family ATP-binding cassette domain-containing protein translates to MKMLTVENLTKTYGEKELFHQLTFTITENERIGLIGVNGTGKSTLLKIIAGLELGDEGDIIHAKDYSVTYLPQHPDFDEDLTVLEQVFSGDTPLLNLLKNYELALYALEQDSANEKNQQTLYDLQQKMDAMNAWEANSNAQSILTKLGISNMSAKIGELSGGQKKRVSIAQSLIQTPDLLILDEPTNHLDYETVKWLEEYLSKYQGAVLLVTHDRYFLDAVTNRIFELDGGNLYSYKGNYAAFLEGKAIREDQEKATQAKLSNLYRNELAWIRRGAKARTTKQKARIQRFDELEGKLDSSEKESLDLSLAGSRLGKKVFELKDVSKTYENKIILSDFTHIVKKQDRIGIVGKNGSGKSTLLNMIAGRIEPDSGEIDRGQTVKIAYYTQESDDMDLNQRMLDYIKESAEVVHTTDGKMISASQMLERFLFPSHTHGTPIQKLSGGERRRLYLLKLLMTSPNVLLLDEPTNDLDTQTLTVLEDYLEEFPGVVITVSHDRYFLDKVADYLLVFEGEGNISTYFGAYTDQLEEAVKKKQAMAQQAKVKEEKPKQPEKTKKRRLTYKEQKEWEEIEDHIAAKEEEIERLTSEIEQVGSDYTKAHNLSLEQEKANEELNALLDRWAELSELIEEIENA, encoded by the coding sequence ATGAAAATGCTGACTGTTGAAAACTTAACAAAAACATATGGAGAAAAAGAGCTGTTTCATCAGCTAACGTTTACAATTACGGAAAATGAGCGAATCGGCTTAATTGGTGTAAACGGAACAGGAAAATCGACGCTTCTTAAAATTATCGCAGGTCTAGAGCTGGGAGATGAAGGGGATATTATTCATGCTAAAGACTACAGCGTGACATATTTACCTCAGCATCCGGATTTTGATGAAGACTTAACGGTTTTAGAGCAAGTTTTCAGCGGAGATACGCCCCTTCTTAATTTATTAAAAAACTATGAGCTGGCTCTGTATGCGTTAGAGCAAGATTCTGCAAACGAGAAGAACCAGCAGACACTGTATGATTTACAGCAGAAAATGGATGCGATGAACGCGTGGGAAGCCAATTCTAACGCACAGTCGATCTTAACGAAGCTGGGAATTTCAAATATGAGTGCAAAAATTGGTGAGCTTTCAGGTGGACAGAAAAAGCGCGTGTCAATTGCCCAAAGCCTAATTCAAACACCTGATTTATTAATTTTGGATGAGCCGACTAACCACTTGGATTATGAGACGGTTAAATGGCTCGAAGAATATTTATCCAAATATCAAGGAGCCGTATTGCTTGTTACTCATGATCGCTATTTCTTGGATGCTGTTACAAACCGAATTTTTGAGTTAGACGGTGGAAATTTATATAGCTATAAAGGAAACTATGCTGCTTTTCTAGAAGGAAAAGCGATTCGAGAAGATCAGGAAAAAGCAACTCAAGCAAAATTAAGTAACTTATATCGCAATGAATTGGCTTGGATTCGCCGAGGAGCAAAAGCGCGTACGACTAAACAAAAAGCGCGTATTCAGCGATTTGATGAATTAGAAGGAAAACTCGATTCTTCTGAAAAAGAATCACTAGATTTAAGTTTAGCAGGCAGCCGCCTTGGGAAAAAAGTGTTTGAATTAAAAGATGTGTCTAAGACGTATGAAAATAAAATCATTCTTTCAGACTTTACGCACATCGTGAAAAAACAAGACCGAATTGGAATTGTCGGTAAGAACGGAAGCGGAAAGTCTACCCTGTTGAATATGATTGCAGGACGCATTGAGCCGGACAGCGGTGAAATTGACAGAGGACAAACGGTTAAAATTGCTTACTATACTCAAGAAAGCGATGATATGGACTTGAATCAACGCATGCTTGATTATATTAAAGAATCGGCAGAAGTTGTTCATACGACGGATGGGAAAATGATCTCTGCATCGCAAATGCTTGAGAGATTTCTATTTCCTTCACATACGCACGGAACACCGATTCAAAAGTTGTCCGGAGGAGAGCGCCGTCGTTTATATTTATTGAAATTGTTGATGACATCGCCAAATGTTTTACTGCTAGATGAGCCGACTAATGATTTGGATACTCAAACGCTAACGGTGCTTGAAGACTACCTCGAAGAATTTCCAGGTGTTGTTATCACGGTATCACATGATCGCTATTTCTTAGATAAAGTAGCAGATTACTTACTTGTCTTTGAAGGAGAAGGAAACATTTCGACTTATTTTGGCGCTTATACAGATCAATTAGAAGAAGCGGTGAAAAAGAAGCAGGCAATGGCTCAGCAGGCTAAAGTGAAAGAAGAAAAGCCAAAACAGCCGGAGAAAACGAAAAAGCGTCGCTTAACGTATAAAGAACAAAAAGAATGGGAAGAAATCGAAGATCATATTGCAGCAAAAGAAGAAGAAATTGAACGCTTAACAAGTGAAATTGAACAGGTGGGCAGCGATTATACAAAAGCGCATAACCTATCGTTAGAACAAGAAAAAGCAAATGAAGAATTAAATGCACTGCTTGATCGCTGGGCAGAGCTTTCAGAGCTGATTGAAGAAATTGAAAACGCGTAA
- a CDS encoding HD domain-containing protein: MNKIEKTEKWVQAKLAHDTTGHDWQHIDRVRRNAVLLYKKEGGNREVIELAALLHDVVDDKLVEDVEKAYEEVREWLKSQRVEEENCKHIVHILQTMSYKGGNRPAMATLEGQVVQDADRLDAIGAIGIARTFMYAGSKGTALYDENIAVRSEMTEEEYRHGKSTAIAHFYEKLLKLTALMNTQTARSLAQERHTYMKEFLVQFKKEWNYHYENADC; this comes from the coding sequence ATGAACAAAATAGAAAAGACGGAAAAGTGGGTTCAAGCAAAGCTTGCGCATGACACGACGGGACATGACTGGCAGCATATCGATCGCGTGCGTCGAAATGCAGTGCTTTTATATAAAAAAGAAGGCGGCAACCGGGAAGTTATTGAACTAGCCGCGCTTTTACACGATGTGGTAGATGATAAGCTAGTGGAAGATGTTGAAAAAGCGTATGAAGAAGTGCGGGAGTGGCTGAAGAGTCAGCGCGTAGAAGAAGAGAACTGCAAGCATATCGTTCATATTTTACAAACGATGTCATATAAAGGCGGCAACCGTCCGGCTATGGCCACGCTTGAAGGTCAAGTTGTTCAAGATGCAGATCGTTTAGATGCAATTGGTGCGATTGGTATCGCACGTACGTTTATGTATGCAGGTTCTAAAGGCACGGCTCTGTATGACGAAAACATTGCTGTACGAAGTGAGATGACAGAGGAAGAATACAGACACGGAAAATCAACGGCTATTGCTCATTTTTATGAAAAGTTGTTAAAGCTGACTGCGTTAATGAATACTCAAACAGCACGGTCTCTAGCGCAAGAGCGACATACATATATGAAAGAATTTTTAGTTCAATTTAAGAAAGAGTGGAATTATCATTATGAAAATGCTGACTGTTGA
- a CDS encoding formate--tetrahydrofolate ligase has translation MTTKKQIKSDLQIAQEATIKPIKEIAEQLDILEAELEPYGHYKAKLSLSVMERLHTKQDGKVILVTAINPTPAGEGKSTVTVGLAQALHRLGKKAIVAMREPSLGPVMGIKGGAAGGGYAQVLPMEDINLHFTGDLHAITTANNALAAILDNHIHQGNELRIDTRKITWKRVVDLNDRALRQVVVGLGGPMQGVPREDGFDITVASEIMAIFCLASDLQDLKRRLASIVVAYNMDNEPVTVADLGAQGALTLLLKDAIKPNLVQTLEHTPALIHGGPFANIAHGCNSVIATKMAAKLGDYVVTEAGFGADLGAEKFLNIKARMADIKPETVVIVATIRALKMHGGVPKERLNEENIEALEAGIENLEKHIETIQAFGVPYVVAVNRFVTDSKGEVEALMNWCASKNVPVALTEVWEKGGEGGVMLAEKILEVMNETESQFSPLYDVSASIPEKVEAIAKTVYGAQGVDFAPKALKQIQQFEANGWDHLPICMAKTQYSLSDDQTKLGRPTDFKITVREFRPSLGAGFLVALTGSIMTMPGLPKKPAALNMDIDENGHALGIF, from the coding sequence ATGACAACTAAGAAGCAAATAAAAAGTGATTTGCAAATTGCACAAGAGGCAACGATTAAACCGATTAAAGAGATTGCCGAGCAGCTCGATATTTTAGAGGCCGAGCTAGAGCCGTACGGACATTATAAAGCCAAGCTTTCTTTGTCCGTTATGGAACGTTTACACACAAAACAAGATGGAAAAGTGATTTTAGTTACAGCTATTAATCCAACTCCAGCAGGAGAAGGGAAGTCGACAGTGACGGTTGGCTTAGCTCAGGCATTACATAGATTAGGTAAAAAAGCGATTGTCGCCATGCGTGAACCTTCTCTTGGTCCGGTAATGGGAATTAAAGGAGGTGCCGCTGGAGGTGGCTATGCTCAAGTGCTACCAATGGAGGATATTAATTTACACTTTACTGGAGACCTGCATGCCATCACAACAGCTAACAACGCGCTGGCAGCCATTTTAGATAACCATATACATCAAGGTAATGAACTGCGTATTGATACACGTAAAATTACGTGGAAACGAGTGGTGGATTTAAACGACCGCGCGCTGCGTCAGGTTGTCGTTGGATTAGGTGGTCCGATGCAAGGTGTTCCTCGAGAAGATGGATTTGATATTACGGTTGCATCAGAAATTATGGCTATTTTCTGCTTAGCGTCAGATTTACAAGACTTAAAGCGTCGCTTAGCGTCCATTGTTGTAGCTTACAACATGGATAATGAGCCTGTAACGGTTGCGGACTTAGGTGCACAAGGAGCGCTTACTCTTCTTTTAAAAGATGCGATTAAACCAAACCTTGTACAGACGTTGGAACATACTCCAGCCCTCATTCACGGAGGTCCTTTTGCTAATATTGCCCACGGCTGCAATAGCGTCATTGCAACAAAAATGGCTGCAAAACTAGGCGACTATGTAGTAACAGAAGCGGGATTTGGGGCAGATTTAGGCGCAGAAAAATTCCTGAATATTAAAGCTCGTATGGCAGATATTAAACCAGAAACGGTGGTAATCGTTGCCACAATTCGTGCTCTGAAAATGCATGGGGGCGTTCCTAAAGAGCGTTTAAATGAAGAAAACATTGAGGCTTTAGAAGCGGGAATTGAAAATCTTGAAAAACATATTGAAACGATTCAGGCATTCGGCGTTCCTTATGTGGTAGCCGTGAACCGTTTTGTAACAGATTCAAAAGGTGAAGTAGAAGCGCTTATGAATTGGTGCGCTTCAAAGAATGTTCCAGTTGCTTTAACAGAAGTATGGGAAAAAGGTGGAGAAGGCGGCGTCATGCTTGCTGAAAAAATTCTTGAGGTCATGAACGAGACAGAAAGTCAGTTTTCTCCTCTTTATGATGTGTCAGCTTCGATTCCAGAAAAAGTAGAAGCTATTGCTAAAACCGTATACGGAGCACAAGGCGTAGATTTTGCTCCAAAAGCGTTAAAGCAAATACAGCAATTTGAAGCAAACGGATGGGATCACCTGCCGATCTGTATGGCCAAAACGCAGTATTCGTTAAGTGATGATCAGACGAAGCTGGGGCGACCAACTGATTTTAAGATTACAGTGAGGGAATTCCGTCCTTCGCTCGGCGCTGGTTTTCTCGTGGCGCTAACAGGTTCAATTATGACAATGCCTGGACTTCCAAAAAAACCTGCTGCGCTCAATATGGATATTGACGAGAATGGACATGCACTAGGTATTTTTTAA
- a CDS encoding BrxA/BrxB family bacilliredoxin, which yields MSMAYEEYMRQLVKPMRQELTQAGYEELTTEEAVVDFMENVEGTTFVVVNSVCGCAAGLARPAATQAYLQSEQKPDQVVTVFAGQDKEATAKMREYFGDIEPSSPSMALLKGKEVVHFIPRHEIEGQPLEVIFENILNGFKQHCS from the coding sequence ATGTCAATGGCATATGAAGAATATATGCGTCAGTTAGTTAAACCAATGCGTCAAGAATTAACTCAAGCCGGTTATGAAGAATTAACAACAGAGGAAGCCGTAGTTGATTTTATGGAAAACGTAGAAGGAACAACTTTTGTTGTCGTTAATTCAGTTTGTGGATGCGCTGCTGGTTTAGCACGTCCTGCAGCAACGCAAGCGTACTTACAGTCTGAGCAAAAACCAGATCAAGTGGTAACTGTTTTTGCCGGTCAAGATAAGGAAGCAACAGCTAAAATGCGTGAATATTTTGGGGACATTGAGCCTTCATCACCGTCTATGGCACTTTTAAAAGGAAAAGAAGTTGTTCATTTTATTCCTCGACATGAAATTGAAGGTCAGCCGTTAGAAGTTATTTTTGAAAACATTTTAAATGGCTTTAAGCAGCACTGTTCATAA
- the metA gene encoding homoserine O-acetyltransferase MetA, with product MPINIPRDLPAKEILEKERIFIMDDVRAVNQEIRPLNIVILNLMPEKEKAETQLLRLLGNSPLQVHITLLYTASHKAKTTSKNHLDQFYKTFEQIKERKYDGMIITGAPVEHIPFEEVNYWKELQEIMNWCKTNVTSTLHICWGAQAGLYHHFGIDKRPLSDKCTGVFTHVVSSEEPIKLLRGFDDVFYSPHSRHTDVDMNEVKNHPDLELLSYSEEAGVYMAMSKDEKFVFVTGHPEYDVQTLQEEFLRDTEKGLEPKLPEHYFPNNDPDKNPLKTWRSHANLLFMNWLNYYVYQETPYLWE from the coding sequence TTGCCTATTAATATTCCACGTGATCTTCCGGCAAAAGAAATTTTAGAAAAAGAGAGAATTTTCATCATGGACGACGTGCGCGCTGTTAACCAAGAAATTCGCCCGCTTAATATTGTTATCCTAAACTTAATGCCGGAAAAAGAAAAAGCTGAAACGCAATTGTTACGTTTACTCGGGAACTCACCGCTGCAAGTGCATATTACACTTCTTTACACGGCAAGCCATAAAGCAAAAACAACGAGTAAAAATCACCTAGATCAGTTTTATAAAACGTTTGAACAAATTAAAGAACGAAAATATGACGGAATGATTATTACAGGAGCACCTGTAGAACATATACCATTTGAAGAAGTAAACTACTGGAAAGAACTTCAAGAAATTATGAATTGGTGTAAAACAAATGTGACTTCTACCCTTCATATCTGTTGGGGAGCTCAAGCCGGACTTTATCATCACTTTGGCATTGACAAGCGACCTCTTTCTGATAAATGCACGGGTGTATTTACACATGTTGTATCGAGTGAAGAACCCATTAAGCTGCTGCGAGGATTTGATGATGTCTTTTATTCTCCTCATTCCCGTCACACTGATGTAGACATGAATGAAGTAAAAAATCATCCTGACCTTGAGCTTCTTTCCTACTCTGAAGAAGCTGGTGTTTATATGGCGATGTCTAAAGACGAAAAGTTTGTTTTCGTGACAGGCCACCCAGAGTACGACGTTCAAACACTGCAAGAAGAATTTCTTCGAGATACAGAAAAAGGACTAGAACCAAAGCTTCCGGAACACTATTTCCCAAACAATGATCCTGACAAAAACCCTTTAAAAACATGGCGTTCTCATGCCAACCTGCTGTTTATGAATTGGTTAAACTATTATGTTTACCAAGAGACTCCATATCTGTGGGAATGA
- a CDS encoding conserved virulence factor C family protein has product MNIKSIEPTPSPNTMKINLDEVLSGGKSNNYTEKNAEAAPEVVQDILKVEGVKGVYHVADFLAVERNAKYDWKQILPQVRAAFGEDLQSNSEQHKMNEHFGEVNVSVQMFKNVPMQVKLTDGNEEKRFGLPERFAKAVAELQSFSDNVVLERKWKEQGVRYGELAAIGDEVVEELAAAYPQERLTRLVANAQEEKEGGKTVQPRKTYKVTEEMLEDNDWSVRYAHLEQMDPTEADLDVLNKALDDEKASIRRLATVYLGMIESKAVLPYLYKALKDKSVTVRRTAGDCMSDLGFEEGIPAMCEALGDKNKLVRWRAAMYLYEVGDETALPALKAAENDKEFEVDLQIKLAIERIEGGEEAKGSVWKQMTESRKA; this is encoded by the coding sequence ATGAACATTAAATCAATTGAGCCAACGCCAAGTCCGAATACAATGAAAATTAATTTAGACGAAGTGCTATCAGGCGGAAAAAGCAATAACTATACGGAAAAAAATGCTGAAGCAGCGCCTGAAGTTGTTCAAGACATCTTGAAAGTAGAAGGGGTAAAAGGAGTCTATCACGTAGCGGACTTCTTAGCAGTAGAGCGAAATGCTAAATATGACTGGAAGCAAATTTTGCCGCAAGTTCGTGCAGCGTTTGGTGAAGATTTGCAGAGTAACAGCGAACAGCACAAAATGAATGAGCATTTTGGTGAGGTCAATGTGTCCGTTCAAATGTTCAAAAACGTACCAATGCAAGTTAAGCTAACGGATGGAAATGAAGAAAAGCGATTTGGTCTGCCTGAACGATTCGCAAAAGCGGTAGCAGAGCTTCAAAGCTTTTCAGATAATGTAGTGTTAGAACGGAAATGGAAAGAACAAGGCGTTCGTTACGGAGAGTTAGCGGCTATCGGAGACGAAGTAGTGGAAGAATTAGCAGCAGCATATCCGCAAGAAAGATTAACTCGCCTTGTAGCCAATGCACAAGAAGAAAAAGAAGGCGGAAAAACGGTACAGCCGCGTAAAACCTATAAAGTTACAGAAGAGATGCTAGAAGACAACGATTGGTCAGTGCGCTATGCCCATTTAGAACAAATGGATCCAACAGAAGCTGATTTAGACGTTTTAAATAAAGCGCTTGATGATGAAAAAGCATCTATTCGCCGCTTAGCTACGGTCTACTTAGGAATGATTGAATCAAAAGCGGTACTGCCTTATTTATACAAAGCATTAAAAGATAAATCAGTCACTGTGCGCCGTACTGCTGGAGACTGCATGTCGGATTTAGGTTTTGAAGAAGGTATTCCGGCAATGTGTGAAGCCCTTGGTGATAAAAACAAGCTTGTGCGCTGGCGTGCAGCGATGTATTTATACGAGGTAGGGGATGAGACGGCTCTTCCTGCATTAAAAGCAGCAGAGAATGACAAAGAATTTGAGGTAGATTTACAAATCAAGCTAGCGATTGAACGTATCGAAGGCGGAGAAGAAGCAAAAGGTTCTGTTTGGAAACAAATGACGGAAAGCAGAAAAGCATAA
- a CDS encoding thioredoxin family protein: MKQFTEEKQFREQIKNETLSVGIFTTTWCPDCKRLDMFIDEIVDENTDKAWFKIDKDEFEELSAENNVMGIPSLLVYKNGEKIAHLHSANAKTPEAVREFLATL, encoded by the coding sequence ATGAAACAATTTACGGAAGAAAAACAATTTCGCGAACAAATTAAGAATGAAACACTAAGCGTTGGGATTTTTACGACAACGTGGTGTCCTGATTGCAAACGTTTGGATATGTTTATTGATGAAATCGTTGACGAAAATACAGATAAAGCATGGTTTAAAATTGACAAGGATGAGTTTGAAGAACTTTCTGCTGAAAACAATGTAATGGGTATTCCTTCTCTTCTTGTATATAAAAACGGTGAAAAAATTGCGCACCTGCACAGTGCAAATGCTAAAACGCCTGAAGCGGTCCGTGAATTTTTAGCAACTCTTTAA
- a CDS encoding class I SAM-dependent methyltransferase codes for MIVTTAGRTNEQMIVKAKQVAADLSIPFVTREKKSVADLQNLEAADVLVVGKNRVELHVQSEEEPIFFHPNSAMFRVKRWLRGERDPFIEAAGLEKGMSVLDCTLGLASDSMMASVAVGKSGKVVGLEGNRYVAYLVKQGLLNWESDVQELNDAMKRINVVHQNFESFLACCEDNSFDVVYFDPMFQEQIEESNGINGIKAIALYTTLTPMAIQEAKRVAKQKVVLKDHWKSSRFKEHGFTVQKRKTSKFHYGTIDIQK; via the coding sequence GTGATTGTTACGACTGCTGGTCGAACAAATGAACAGATGATTGTAAAAGCCAAACAAGTAGCCGCTGATTTAAGTATACCTTTTGTAACAAGAGAGAAGAAATCTGTTGCAGATCTTCAAAATCTTGAAGCGGCAGACGTGCTGGTTGTCGGTAAAAATAGAGTAGAATTGCACGTCCAAAGTGAAGAAGAACCTATTTTTTTTCATCCAAATTCCGCTATGTTTAGAGTGAAGAGATGGCTGCGGGGAGAACGTGATCCGTTTATTGAAGCTGCTGGTTTAGAAAAAGGAATGAGCGTGCTTGACTGTACACTTGGTCTTGCATCGGATAGTATGATGGCGAGCGTGGCGGTAGGGAAAAGTGGGAAAGTTGTCGGACTAGAAGGCAACCGCTATGTAGCTTATTTAGTCAAACAAGGACTTTTAAATTGGGAAAGTGACGTACAAGAGTTGAATGATGCAATGAAGCGTATAAACGTGGTTCATCAAAATTTTGAATCGTTTTTGGCGTGTTGTGAAGATAATTCTTTTGATGTTGTCTACTTTGATCCTATGTTTCAAGAACAAATTGAGGAATCGAATGGAATTAACGGTATTAAAGCAATAGCACTGTATACCACGCTGACGCCAATGGCTATACAAGAAGCAAAAAGAGTAGCCAAACAAAAGGTCGTGCTAAAAGATCATTGGAAAAGCAGTCGTTTTAAAGAGCATGGATTTACTGTGCAAAAACGAAAAACATCAAAATTTCATTACGGGACAATTGATATACAAAAATAA
- a CDS encoding polysaccharide deacetylase family protein — protein MNQRFKPNKRFKPNKRFYAFLSLVLVIVASLFFITEAKGSESAASQQVLASTALPLKEAASSAQPEKLLNTLHHNMYVGNTVNDQNQALTQPVYLTFDDGPTPDTLHILDALRQYNVKATFFMLKYQIDAHPEIAKKVAQEGHAIGCHGVSHDIHVMYSEDGAALKEMQECQATVKKVTGVDSKLIRVPYGSVPYLKEPHRTELLSHFKLWDWNVDSEDWALRSAPRIIQGLEPHIQGVNSNGRTPVILFHDKSFTAQSLPTILTYLKQSGYQPIKIDNTMQPMQFPTPAAKQS, from the coding sequence TTGAACCAGCGATTTAAACCGAACAAACGATTTAAGCCAAACAAACGATTTTATGCATTTTTGTCTTTAGTGTTAGTGATTGTCGCTTCTTTATTTTTTATTACAGAAGCCAAAGGAAGTGAATCCGCTGCATCTCAGCAAGTCTTAGCATCTACTGCATTGCCGCTGAAAGAAGCTGCATCTTCAGCACAACCTGAGAAGCTGCTTAATACACTTCACCATAATATGTATGTAGGAAATACCGTGAACGATCAAAATCAAGCTCTTACACAGCCTGTTTACCTTACGTTTGACGATGGTCCAACGCCTGATACCCTTCACATTTTAGATGCTTTGCGTCAATATAACGTAAAAGCAACTTTCTTTATGTTAAAGTATCAAATTGACGCTCACCCTGAAATTGCTAAAAAAGTAGCACAGGAAGGACATGCCATCGGCTGTCACGGCGTCTCTCATGATATTCATGTCATGTATAGTGAAGACGGCGCCGCGTTAAAAGAAATGCAGGAGTGTCAAGCGACAGTTAAGAAAGTAACCGGTGTTGACAGTAAGTTAATCCGCGTTCCTTACGGCAGCGTTCCTTATTTAAAAGAGCCGCACCGTACAGAGTTGCTAAGCCACTTTAAATTATGGGACTGGAATGTAGACAGTGAAGACTGGGCACTTCGTTCTGCACCTAGAATTATTCAGGGCCTTGAACCTCATATTCAAGGGGTTAACTCCAACGGAAGAACACCCGTCATTTTATTTCATGACAAATCCTTTACGGCACAGTCTCTACCGACTATTTTGACTTACTTAAAACAGTCCGGTTATCAGCCTATTAAAATTGATAACACGATGCAGCCTATGCAGTTTCCAACTCCCGCTGCAAAACAGTCATAA
- a CDS encoding YpjP family protein codes for MPRWIKRMLIVFITVFTFGLVTPPEYLYVDDAKADKQHKAGYVRETTPVTAVIEDIHLPYEEPKYEDVSSFVTYAMESAEKQSVEKFGTKIGPVIEDEFRQAVLPKIEEVLTDIGTEREQSIQNLEISEHPAAGYGEKIFHVYDRETGQDLIRFHVRRENPPKDGYWFNFHYHAAADNFQKHYDLGKIYWNRNMPPKWFS; via the coding sequence ATGCCTAGATGGATAAAAAGAATGCTAATTGTATTTATTACAGTATTTACATTTGGGCTTGTCACTCCACCAGAATATTTATACGTTGATGATGCAAAAGCGGACAAGCAACATAAAGCAGGGTATGTAAGAGAAACAACTCCTGTCACAGCTGTTATAGAAGATATTCATTTGCCATATGAAGAACCAAAATATGAAGACGTTTCATCATTTGTTACGTATGCAATGGAATCAGCTGAAAAACAGTCAGTGGAAAAATTCGGAACAAAAATTGGTCCTGTCATTGAAGATGAATTTCGTCAAGCAGTGTTACCTAAAATTGAAGAAGTGCTGACCGACATTGGCACTGAACGTGAACAGTCAATTCAGAATCTCGAGATAAGCGAGCACCCTGCTGCTGGCTACGGTGAAAAGATTTTCCATGTATATGACCGGGAAACCGGTCAGGACTTAATACGGTTTCATGTACGGCGTGAAAATCCTCCAAAAGATGGATACTGGTTTAATTTTCACTATCATGCGGCCGCAGATAATTTTCAAAAGCATTATGATTTAGGGAAAATTTATTGGAACCGAAACATGCCGCCTAAGTGGTTCAGCTGA